In Elaeis guineensis isolate ETL-2024a chromosome 1, EG11, whole genome shotgun sequence, a genomic segment contains:
- the LOC105032149 gene encoding uncharacterized protein encodes MALCRMRVWLWPLLLGIDKAISLKRLVANCCCVLSHLLNWLVAGWVFMKLLFSLHADKLWIEGDSSAVINWITSFNAQKNSLWPILRDVLTWKATSHPWIISHIFREANQAADWLASGSISGALQFSQLDPLPAQLCAILHADAIGVIHERQLIFQILTSWFCCFFNSHNYCCSTDSLIHIIIAAQLISRLLSLWEEANVYFVHCSPIADLALSYEIYSLFHNWLMVLRYYYPLVSSVCIHGRFISFSWLKFHSSFWFKLWHICFPIGHSLFIVVARCFFQVFLQQTNFYWYFLSDVAGDDIAERPCVELKEKVCLCRVPLFSVPGWPLGMKRVSGAGCIL; translated from the exons ATGGCGTTGTGTCGAATGAGGGTGTGGTTGTGGCCTTTATTATTAGGGATTGACAAGGCCATCTCATTAAAGCGACTGGTTGCCAATTGCTGCTGTGTTCTGTCCCATTTGCTGAACTGGTTGGTGGCTGGATGGGTATTCATGAAGCTTTTATTCTCTTTGCATGCTGATAAACTGTGGATAGAGGGTGATTCTTCTGCAGTTATTAACTGGATCACCTCTTTCAATGCTCAAAAGAACTCTTTATGGCCCATATTGAGGGATGTTCTGACTTGGAAAGCTACTTCACATCCTTGGATCATCTCACATATTTTTAGAGAGGCTAACCAAGCAGCTGATTGGTTGGCCTCCGGATCCATTTCAGGAGCTTTGCAATTCTCTCAACTTGATCCTTTACCAGCTCAGTTGTGCGCTATATTGCATGCGGATGCTATTGGGGTCATCCATGAAAGACAGTTAATTTTTCAGATACTTACTTCATGGTTCTGCTGTTTCTTTAATTCACATAATTATTGCTGCTCAACTGATTCTTTAATTCACATAATTATTGCTGCTCAACTGATCAGTAGATTGCTTTCTTTATGGGAGGAGGCTAATGTGTACTTCGTTCATTGTTCGCCTATAGCTGATTTAGCACTTTCTTATGAAATATATTCTCTGTTTCATAATTGGTTAATGGTTTTACGGTATTACTATCCACTGGTAAGCTCTGTATGCATACATGGGAGGTTCATTTCTTTCTCCTGGCTCAAATTTCACTCTTCCTTCTGGTTCAAACTGTGGCACATATGCTTCCCTATCGGGCACAGCCTGTTTATAGTGGTTGCTAGATGCTTCTTCCAAGTATTTCTACAGCAAACAAATTTCTATTGGTACTTTCTTTCTGATGTTGCAGGGGATGACATTGCTGAGAGACCATGCGTAGAATTAAAGGAGAAGGTGTGCTTGTGCCGGGTTCCACTTTTCAG TGTGCCGGGATGGCCCCTTGGTATGAAGAGAGTTTCAGGTGCTGGTTGCATTTTATAA